One part of the Vicia villosa cultivar HV-30 ecotype Madison, WI linkage group LG6, Vvil1.0, whole genome shotgun sequence genome encodes these proteins:
- the LOC131611210 gene encoding microtubule-destabilizing protein 60-like, with translation MSSITAGTTTPRSCRSKPQPTPKHTENLNPNVSPSPKKVPKQPRNPNSPQTKIRQRKFIVAKKKPKDDGGLGSSSTVAHCNCKEKKCVCVAYRNLRKSQEDFFKNLNRDDDNEEEEEKVNDEIESGFVEKQEGGDGVGGLNFVKRSRERLREEVRESVAQIGSGKVMNLVQAFEKLLFEPNSDSKDENGKQVKEDGENARVSGSLFCAEDLILTCRNLGLDPNASVCSSLDGSRGSLTSKGGRGSRRNSLESTTSTLGGRRRLRKKLPKVTRPEPFKLRTDQRGKIKEEEFEQKVQQMKTEEEKQRIPVAQGLPWTTDEPECLAKPPVKEITIPVDLKLHTDMRALGRAEFDEQVAEKLLFIEQYKLERERQQKLEEEEEIKRLRKELVPKAQPMPYFDRPFIPRRSAKCPTLPKTPKFHKKVKCSASSSSWSDMNSTSGLN, from the exons ATGTCTTCCATCACCGCCGGCACAACCACTCCACGTTCATGTAGATCCAAACCTCAACCAACTCCCAAACACACCGAGAATCTAAACCCTAATGTTTCACCTTCTCCCAAAAAGGTTCCGAAGCagcctagaaaccctaattcccCGCAAACGAAAATCCGGCAGAGGAAGTTCATAGTAGCGAAGAAGAAACCTAAGGACGACGGTGGTTTGGGTTCGAGTTCGACTGTGGCGCATTGTAATTGTAAAGAGAAGAAGTGTGTTTGTGTTGCTTACCGGAATCTGAGAAAGTCTCAGGAGgatttcttcaagaatctgaATCGCGACGATGATaacgaagaagaagaggaaaaagtGAATGATGAAATTGAGAGTGGTTTTGTTGAAAAACAAGAAGGAGGAGATGGTGTTGGAGGTTTGAACTTTGTGAAGAGAAGTAGGGAGAGATTGAGGGAAGAGGTGAGGGAGAGTGTTGCGCAGATTGGATCCGGGAAGGTTATGAATTTGGTTCAGGCTTTTGAGAAGCTTTTATTTGAACCGAATTCGGATTCCAAGGATGAGAATGGAAAACAGGTGAAGGAAGATGGAGAGAATGCTAGGGTTTCTGGTTCTTTGTTTTGTGCtgaagatttgattttgacatgTCGAAATCTTGGACTGGATCCGAATGCTTCTGTTTGTTCTTCTTTGGATGGCTCGCGCGGAAG TTTGACTTCTAAAGGGGGGAGAGGTAGCAGGAGAAAT AGCTTAGAATCAACCACCAGCACTCTTGGGGGAAGGAGAAGGTTGAGAAAGAAGCTTCCAAAAGTCACCCGTCCAGAACCATTTAAGCTTCGAACTGAT CAAAGAGGAAAGATTAAAGAAGAGGAGTTTGAACAAAAGGTGCAACAGATGAAGACAGAAGAAGAGAAGCAAAGGATTCCTGTTGCACAAGGTCTTCCTTGGACAACCGATGAACCCGAG TGTTTGGCAAAACCTCCTGTCAAAGAAATTACGATACCTGTTGACCTGAAGCTTCATACTGATATGCGGGCATTGGGTCGTGCCGAGTTTGATGAACAG GTGGCAGAAAAGTTGCTCTTTATAGAACAATATAAATTGGAAAGGGAGAGGCAACAGAAA ttggaagaagaagaagaaatcaaaAGGTTGCGAAAAGAACTTGTTCCTAAAGCACAACCTATGCCATATTTCGACCGACCCTTTATCCCAAGGAG GTCGGCAAAGTGTCCTACTCTACCTAAAACACCGAAGTTTCATAAGAAGGTGAAGTGCAgcgcatcatcatcatcatggagTGACATGAACTCCACCTCCGGCCTCAACTAA
- the LOC131608870 gene encoding biotin carboxyl carrier protein of acetyl-CoA carboxylase, chloroplastic-like produces the protein MSSFTTIPCPKCLTFHHLGLSSQSLSGRNVQVGFKKCQSFGSVSCDLVTNGIQCLERKQTSVWKSQAHPNEAATIENSSNSAPALVNEPKDLALPKEEDNHNGKPSGPTTPTDEESSVFTFMNQVSELIKLVDSRDIVELELKQAGYELMIKKKEALQPPPVSQQSFSYPAYPSHYAPPPPPPSVATSAPASAPPAKPVAALLSKSSASSHPPFKCPMAGTFYRCPAPGAPPFVKVGDKVQKGQVICIIEAMKLMNEIEADQTGTIVEILVEDAKPVSVGLPLFAIAP, from the exons ATGTCGTCTTTCACCACTATCCCTTGTCCCAAATGTCTCACTTTTCATCATTTGGGTTTGAGTTCTCAGAGCCTTTCAGGACGGAATGTGCAGGTGGGGTTCAAGAAGTGTCAGTCGTTTGGATCTGTGAGCTGTGATTTGGTGACAAATGGGATTCAG TGCCTCGAAAGGAAGCAAACTTCTGTCTGGAAGTCTCAAGCACATCCTAATGAG GCCGCTACTATTGAAAATTCTTCAAATTCTGCACCTGCATTGGTCAATGAACCTAAAGATCTTGCTTTACCAAAGGAGGAAGATAACCATAATGGAAAACCCTCCGGTCCAACCACTCCTACAGATGAAGAATCTTCAGTTTTCACATTTATGAATCAAGTTTCAGAGCTTATTAA ACTTGTGGATTCGAGAGATATTGTGGAGCTGGAACTTAAGCAAGCTGGGTATGAGCTCATGATAAAGAAAAAGGAAGCTTTGCAGCCTCCACCCGTGTCACAACAATCGTTTTCCTATCCGGCATATCCTTCTCATTATGCACCACCACCGCCACCACCATCTGTTGCTACTTCTGCTCCTGCAAGTGCTCCACCTGCAAAACCAGTTGCGGCCTTGCTTTCGAAAAGTAGTGCATCATCTCATCCACCCTTTAAATGTCCAATGGCAGGAACTTTCTATCGATGTCCTGCGCCTGGTGCACCACCATTTGTCAAG GTGGGAGATAAAGTGCAGAAAGGGCAGGTTATTTGTATTATTGAGGCTATGAAActgatgaatgaaattgaa GCTGATCAAACAGGAACTATAGTTGAGATTCTGGTAGAAGACGCGAAGCCAGTCAGCGTAGGCCTG CCTCTTTTTGCAATTGCACCATGA